The Amycolatopsis mongoliensis genome includes a window with the following:
- a CDS encoding N-acetylmuramoyl-L-alanine amidase produces MVAVRRAIAPLLLAGALLLTGCEEDAPAAPAPAPVTTRTVTPTPTTVTPSPSPSLPPSSAAAPPVASGKVVVLDPGHNGGNGAHPAEINRQVPAGRGQTKPCNTTGTATNAGYPEHAFTWDVAQRIGKALADKGIRVVYTRQNDTGVGPCVDKRAAVGNDANADAVVSIHADGSTAAGANGFHVAYSSPPLNAAQGAPSTRLAQVVRDTMRSDGFSTSNYIGGNGLSARTDLGGLNLSTRPAVLVECGNMRNAAEAARMTSAEGRQQYASAIAAAIEAYLAS; encoded by the coding sequence GTGGTCGCCGTGCGACGCGCGATTGCCCCCCTCCTGCTGGCCGGTGCCCTGCTGCTCACCGGCTGCGAAGAAGACGCCCCGGCAGCGCCGGCGCCCGCTCCCGTCACCACCCGGACGGTCACGCCGACGCCGACGACGGTGACGCCGTCCCCGTCGCCTTCGCTGCCGCCGTCCTCGGCCGCCGCGCCGCCGGTCGCGTCCGGGAAGGTCGTCGTGCTCGACCCCGGCCACAACGGCGGGAACGGCGCCCACCCGGCGGAGATCAACCGGCAGGTCCCGGCCGGGCGCGGCCAGACGAAGCCGTGCAACACGACCGGCACCGCCACCAACGCCGGCTACCCGGAGCACGCGTTCACCTGGGACGTCGCTCAGCGAATCGGGAAAGCCTTGGCGGACAAGGGAATCCGCGTTGTCTACACGCGACAGAACGACACCGGCGTCGGGCCCTGCGTCGACAAGCGGGCCGCGGTCGGCAACGACGCGAACGCCGATGCCGTCGTCTCCATCCACGCCGACGGCTCGACCGCGGCCGGCGCGAACGGCTTCCACGTCGCGTACTCGTCGCCGCCGCTGAACGCGGCGCAGGGCGCGCCGTCGACGCGGCTGGCACAGGTCGTCCGGGACACGATGCGGTCGGACGGCTTCAGCACGTCGAACTACATCGGCGGCAACGGCCTTTCGGCGCGCACGGACCTCGGCGGGCTGAACCTCTCGACGCGGCCGGCGGTGCTCGTCGAGTGCGGGAACATGCGCAACGCGGCGGAGGCGGCCCGGATGACCAGCGCGGAGGGCCGCCAGCAGTACGCGTCCGCCATCGCGGCGGCGATCGAGGCCTACCTGGCTTCCTGA
- a CDS encoding YbaB/EbfC family nucleoid-associated protein: MVQPGGGFDISQLMQQAQQMQQKLVEAQEELANTEVTGTAGGGLVTATVSGDSQLKSLQIDPKVVDPDDVETLSDLIVAAVRDASASAQKLTEQKLGPLAGGLGGGGGMPDLGALGFGG, translated from the coding sequence ATGGTGCAACCCGGCGGCGGCTTCGACATTTCCCAGCTGATGCAGCAGGCGCAGCAGATGCAGCAGAAGCTCGTCGAGGCCCAGGAGGAGCTCGCCAACACCGAGGTCACCGGCACGGCCGGTGGCGGGCTGGTCACCGCGACCGTCTCCGGTGACAGCCAGCTCAAGAGCCTGCAGATCGACCCGAAGGTGGTCGACCCGGACGACGTCGAGACGCTGTCCGACCTCATCGTGGCGGCGGTCCGCGACGCGTCGGCGAGCGCGCAGAAGCTCACCGAGCAGAAGCTCGGCCCGCTGGCCGGCGGTCTCGGCGGCGGTGGCGGCATGCCCGACCTCGGCGCCCTCGGTTTCGGCGGCTGA
- a CDS encoding DNA polymerase III subunit gamma and tau gives MALALYRKYRPATFAEVVGQEHVTEPLRTALAAGRINHAYLFSGPRGCGKTSSARIMARSLNCAQGPTPDPCGECNSCKALAPEGSGSVDVTELDAASHGGVDDARELRDKAFYAPAESRYRVFIIDEAHMVTTQGFNALLKIVEEPPEHVIFIFATTEPDKVLTTIRSRTHHYPFRLIPPGAMRTLLEGNVAAEGVEVEPAVYPLVIRAGGGSARDTQSVLDQLLAGAGPDGVSYSRAVALLGVTDVALIDDMVDALSTEDAGTVFGTVEKVTEAGHDPRRFATDLLDRLRDLVLLRAVPDSAGGLVSAPEEELSRMVAQAERIGLATLSRYADIVHNGLLEMRGATSPRLVLELLCARMLLPSVTEAENALLARLERLERRATLAGGGGAPAEGGVEPPVRAAPERAFSRPSQRPASAGPAPVAAPEPARPEPAARPAPTPEPVPAAEPVPAAKSADSGWGTPRTPGGDTPAAAAAAATAPAAAPPAAAPSAPAQEAPAASGALDAAAIRNVWPQLMTALRKFTGGRSLEAMLTQATVATVEGNSLTLTHKSEPLARRLSDQDNARKIAGALSDVVGGDWQVRCVHGSAPAATAARPQQAAPAPERSFTRQSAAPAAAPAEAPARPAPAPAAPARPRVATSEPDIPLPPEPADEDDEDLYNEDASPAPPPPPPPPDKDPDELARKLLSDHLGARPLD, from the coding sequence CAACCTTCGCCGAGGTCGTCGGGCAGGAGCATGTGACCGAACCCCTCCGCACGGCGCTGGCCGCCGGGCGGATCAACCACGCCTACCTCTTCTCCGGCCCCCGCGGCTGCGGCAAGACGTCGAGCGCGCGCATCATGGCGCGCTCGCTGAACTGCGCCCAAGGCCCGACGCCGGACCCGTGCGGCGAGTGCAACTCGTGCAAGGCGCTCGCCCCCGAGGGGTCGGGCAGCGTCGATGTCACGGAGCTCGACGCGGCCAGCCACGGTGGTGTCGACGACGCCCGTGAGCTGCGCGACAAGGCGTTCTACGCGCCGGCGGAGTCGCGGTACCGCGTGTTCATCATCGACGAGGCGCACATGGTCACCACGCAGGGCTTCAACGCCCTGCTGAAGATCGTGGAAGAGCCGCCCGAGCACGTCATCTTCATCTTCGCGACCACCGAGCCGGACAAGGTGCTGACCACCATCCGCTCGCGGACGCACCACTACCCGTTCCGGCTGATCCCGCCGGGCGCGATGCGCACCCTCCTGGAGGGCAACGTCGCGGCGGAGGGCGTCGAGGTCGAGCCCGCGGTGTACCCGCTGGTCATCCGGGCCGGCGGCGGTTCGGCGCGCGACACGCAGTCGGTGCTCGACCAGCTGCTTGCCGGCGCGGGCCCGGACGGCGTTTCGTATTCGCGCGCGGTGGCGCTGCTGGGCGTCACGGACGTCGCGCTGATCGACGACATGGTGGACGCGCTCTCGACCGAGGACGCCGGCACGGTGTTCGGCACGGTCGAGAAGGTCACGGAGGCCGGGCACGACCCGCGCCGGTTCGCGACGGACCTGCTCGACCGGCTGCGCGACCTGGTGCTGCTGCGCGCGGTGCCGGACTCCGCGGGCGGGCTGGTGTCCGCGCCGGAGGAAGAGCTGTCGCGGATGGTCGCGCAGGCGGAGCGGATCGGCCTGGCCACGCTCTCGCGGTACGCGGACATCGTCCACAACGGACTCCTGGAGATGCGCGGGGCGACCTCGCCCCGGCTGGTGCTCGAGCTGTTGTGCGCGCGGATGCTGCTGCCGTCGGTGACGGAGGCGGAGAACGCGCTGCTGGCCCGGCTCGAGCGGCTGGAACGCCGCGCGACGCTGGCCGGCGGAGGTGGCGCGCCTGCCGAGGGTGGCGTGGAGCCCCCGGTGCGGGCGGCGCCGGAGCGGGCGTTCTCACGTCCTTCGCAGCGTCCGGCTTCGGCCGGGCCGGCGCCGGTCGCGGCCCCGGAACCCGCGAGGCCCGAGCCCGCCGCACGTCCCGCGCCCACCCCCGAGCCCGTTCCGGCCGCGGAGCCGGTTCCCGCCGCCAAGTCCGCGGACAGCGGCTGGGGGACGCCGCGAACTCCTGGTGGCGACACGCCGGCCGCTGCCGCTGCCGCTGCCACCGCGCCGGCCGCCGCCCCGCCGGCCGCGGCCCCGAGCGCTCCGGCTCAGGAAGCGCCCGCGGCGTCCGGAGCCCTGGACGCCGCCGCGATCCGGAACGTCTGGCCACAGCTCATGACCGCCCTGCGCAAGTTCACCGGTGGCCGCAGCCTCGAGGCGATGCTCACCCAGGCGACGGTCGCGACCGTCGAGGGGAACTCCCTCACCCTCACCCACAAGTCCGAACCCCTGGCCCGCCGCCTGTCCGACCAGGACAACGCCCGCAAGATCGCCGGCGCGCTGTCGGACGTCGTCGGGGGCGACTGGCAGGTCCGCTGCGTGCACGGCAGCGCCCCGGCCGCGACCGCCGCGCGGCCGCAGCAGGCCGCGCCCGCGCCGGAACGGTCGTTCACCCGGCAGTCGGCGGCCCCGGCCGCCGCGCCCGCCGAAGCGCCCGCCCGGCCCGCGCCGGCACCCGCCGCACCGGCCCGTCCCCGGGTGGCCACCTCCGAGCCGGACATCCCGCTGCCCCCGGAACCCGCCGACGAGGACGACGAGGACCTCTACAACGAGGACGCCAGCCCGGCCCCGCCGCCGCCCCCACCGCCGCCGGACAAGGACCCGGACGAGCTGGCCCGCAAGCTGCTCTCGGACCACCTCGGCGCCCGCCCGCTCGACTGA
- the recR gene encoding recombination mediator RecR, producing the protein MYEGVVQDLIDELGRLPGVGPKSAQRIAFHLLAADPADISRLQDVLGKVKEGVQFCEVCGNVSEQQKCRICRDERRDLTVICVVEEPKDVLAVERTREFKGRYHVLGGALDPLSGIGPEQLRMRELLRRIGEADISEIIIATDPNTEGEATATYLVRMLRDFPGLSVTRLASGLPMGGDLEFADELTLGRALSGRRVL; encoded by the coding sequence TTGTACGAAGGTGTCGTCCAGGACCTGATCGACGAGCTCGGGCGCCTGCCCGGGGTCGGGCCGAAGAGCGCCCAGCGGATCGCGTTCCACCTGCTGGCCGCGGACCCGGCGGACATCTCCCGGCTGCAGGATGTCCTCGGCAAGGTCAAGGAAGGCGTGCAGTTCTGCGAGGTCTGCGGCAACGTCTCCGAGCAGCAGAAGTGCCGCATCTGCCGCGACGAGCGCCGCGACCTCACGGTCATCTGCGTGGTCGAGGAGCCCAAGGACGTCCTGGCGGTCGAGCGCACGCGCGAGTTCAAGGGCCGCTACCACGTCCTGGGCGGGGCGCTCGACCCGTTGTCGGGCATCGGCCCGGAGCAGCTGCGGATGCGCGAGCTGCTCAGGCGCATCGGCGAGGCGGACATCAGCGAGATCATCATCGCGACGGACCCCAACACCGAGGGCGAAGCGACGGCGACGTACCTGGTGCGGATGCTGCGGGACTTCCCGGGGTTGAGCGTGACGAGGCTGGCGTCGGGGCTGCCGATGGGCGGTGACCTGGAGTTCGCGGACGAGCTGACGCTGGGGCGCGCCCTCTCGGGCCGGCGGGTGCTCTAG